CGTCGTCGGCTGATCCCGGCCGCGGCGGCGCTGGTTCTCTGTGTCCCGGCTGCCGGATGCGCCCGCTTCGACGACAGTGCGTCGACCCCGTTCTCGCCGGAGATGACGTTCGCGCCCGAGGCGCAGAATCCGTCGCCGTCGGATCCGCCCAGCTCGACCACTCGCCCTACCCGTCCACCCGGCCCGTGCGTGGACCAGGACGATTCGGTGATCGCGACCTGCCTGGACTCCACCGGTGGCCTGGTCATCTTGCCGGGCGGCGAGTCCGCCCTGGTTGCCGAGCGCCGCACCGGCAAGATCATGAAAGTCGGGGCGGACCAGAATCAGAAGGCGATCGAGGTAGCCCGGGTCGACGTCGACGCGTCCGGTGACGGCGGATTGCTCGATCTGACGGTGTCGCCGAGCTACGACGAAGACGGCCTGATCTACGCTTTGATCACGACCCCGAGCGACAATCGGGTGGTTCGGCTCGTCGCCGGCGATGCACCCAAGGACGTGGTGACCGGCATCCCCAAGGGCGCAACCGGCAACGTCGGCGCGCTCGACTTCGTCTCCGCGGACGAACTCGTCGTGCTCACCGGCGACGGCGGTAGTCCCGGTGCCGCCCAGGACCCCGGCTCGCTGGCCGGCAAGCTGCTGCGGGTCGAGATCGGCGCTGCCGCCGCGGCACCCCCGCCGACGGTGCTGGCATCCGGGTTCGGCGTCGGCGGCGACGTCTGCCCGGGGCCGGACAATCAGGTCTGGGTCGCCGACCGCACCGCGACCGAGGATCGGATTCAGCGAGTGCCGGTCGCGGGCGGTCCGGCCACCACCATGTGGACCTGGCCGGACCGGCCCGGTGTCGCCGGCTGCGCCGTCGGACAGGATTTCGCGGTGGTGATGGTGACCAAGCAGAAGGCCATCTCGATGCTGAAAGTGGACAACGGCGCAGTCAGCACCGCGCCCAGTCTGGTCGCCCAAGACCGGTACGGCAGCCTCGGCGGCGCCGCCGTCGCCCCGGACGGCCTGATCTGGGCCGCGACGGTGAACAAGGATGGCGGACAGCCCGGACCGAACGATGAACGGGTGGTGCGCTTCCCGATCGATGGTGGTGGCGGCGGCGGTCCGGACTGATCCACTCCTGCACGGCCGCGCGTGCGTCAGCTGCAGGCGGCCAGCACGAGTTCCCGCACGCGTGCCGCGTCGGCCTGGCCGCGGGTCGCCTTCATCACGTCCCCGACGATCTTCCCGGCCGCAGCGACCTTGCCGCCACGGATCTTCTCGGCGACGTCCGGATTGGCGGCCAGCGCCTTGGCTACTTCGGCCTCCAGCGCGGAGTCGTCGGACACCACGGCGAGCGAGCGTTGCTCGACGACGGCGCCCGGATCGCCTTCGCCGGCAAACACGAATCCGACCACTTGCCGAGCGATCTTGTTGGTGATCGTCTTCGCGTCCTCGAGTGCGATCACCTCGGCCACCTGCGCCGGGGTGATCGGCAGATCGGCGAGCGGCACGCCACGCTCCTTGGCCTGCTGGGTGAGATAGGACACCCACCAGGACCGAGCGCGGTCGGCCGGGGCCCCGGCGGCGACCGTCGCCAGGATCGGCTCGAGGGCGTCGGCATTGAGCAGGTCGCGCATCTCTTCGTCCGAGACGCCCCATTCGGCCTGAATCCGTGCCCGACGCAACCACGGCAATTCGGGAATGGTGGCCCGCAACTCCTCGATCCACGTTGCGTCCGGCGCCACCGGCGCCAGGTCCGGCTCCGGAAAGTACCGATAGTCCTCGGCGGTTTCCTTACGTCGGCCGGGTGAGGTGGTGCCGTCCGCCTCCTGGAAATGCCGGGTCTCCTGGATCACCTCGCCGCCGGCCCGGAGCACCGCAGCTTGGCGACGCATCTCGTATCGCACCGCAACCTCGACGCTACGTAGGGAATTCACGTTCTTGGTTTCCGTACGGGTGCCGAACTCGGCGGCGCCCACCGGCATCAACGACACGTTCGCGTCGCAGCGCAGCGAACCCTGTTCCATCCTGACGTCCGACACCCCGAGACCGAGCAACAGGTCGCGCAGTGCGGTGACATACGCCCGGGCCACCTCCGGCGCCTGTTCGCCGGCGCCGGTGATCGGCTTGGTGACGATCTCGATCAGCGGGACCCCGGCCCGGTTGTAGTCCAGCAGTGAGTGCGACGCACCGTGAATTCGCCCGGTGGCGCCGCCGACGTGCAGCGACTTGCCGGTGTCCTCTTCCATGTGTGCCCGCTCGATCTCGACCCGGAAGGCGCTCCCGTCGAGCAGCGGTACCTCGAGGTACCCGTTCGTCGCGATCGGCTCGTCGTACTGGCTGATCTGGTAGTTCTTCGGCTGGTCCGGATAGAAGTAGTTCTTCCGGGCGAACCGCCCCCACGGGGTGATAT
Above is a genomic segment from Skermania piniformis containing:
- a CDS encoding PQQ-dependent sugar dehydrogenase, whose amino-acid sequence is MTHRRLAVRRRLIPAAAALVLCVPAAGCARFDDSASTPFSPEMTFAPEAQNPSPSDPPSSTTRPTRPPGPCVDQDDSVIATCLDSTGGLVILPGGESALVAERRTGKIMKVGADQNQKAIEVARVDVDASGDGGLLDLTVSPSYDEDGLIYALITTPSDNRVVRLVAGDAPKDVVTGIPKGATGNVGALDFVSADELVVLTGDGGSPGAAQDPGSLAGKLLRVEIGAAAAAPPPTVLASGFGVGGDVCPGPDNQVWVADRTATEDRIQRVPVAGGPATTMWTWPDRPGVAGCAVGQDFAVVMVTKQKAISMLKVDNGAVSTAPSLVAQDRYGSLGGAAVAPDGLIWAATVNKDGGQPGPNDERVVRFPIDGGGGGGPD
- the gatB gene encoding Asp-tRNA(Asn)/Glu-tRNA(Gln) amidotransferase subunit GatB, which gives rise to MTAVLDYAEVNIIYEPVLGMEVHVELGTATKMFCGCPTAFGAEPNTQVCPVCLGLPGSLPVVNQAAVESAIRIGLALNCDITPWGRFARKNYFYPDQPKNYQISQYDEPIATNGYLEVPLLDGSAFRVEIERAHMEEDTGKSLHVGGATGRIHGASHSLLDYNRAGVPLIEIVTKPITGAGEQAPEVARAYVTALRDLLLGLGVSDVRMEQGSLRCDANVSLMPVGAAEFGTRTETKNVNSLRSVEVAVRYEMRRQAAVLRAGGEVIQETRHFQEADGTTSPGRRKETAEDYRYFPEPDLAPVAPDATWIEELRATIPELPWLRRARIQAEWGVSDEEMRDLLNADALEPILATVAAGAPADRARSWWVSYLTQQAKERGVPLADLPITPAQVAEVIALEDAKTITNKIARQVVGFVFAGEGDPGAVVEQRSLAVVSDDSALEAEVAKALAANPDVAEKIRGGKVAAAGKIVGDVMKATRGQADAARVRELVLAACS